Proteins from a single region of Parasedimentitalea psychrophila:
- a CDS encoding PaaI family thioesterase: MSRPRPEPVQVVKQRRDAALAALVASVPYIQFLNISFDRRGDELTGQMNFDQKLIGNPFLPALHGGATAAFLEMTAMMALNWMHVWPKIEAGELDPADMTAGKLPRQPKTIDFTVDYLRSGLPRDAYARATVARSGRRFASVRVEAWQDHKTRPFAQAVGHFLMPQGEDKRDAKQG, from the coding sequence TTGAGCCGCCCGCGTCCCGAACCCGTACAAGTAGTCAAACAGCGTCGCGATGCGGCGCTGGCGGCCTTGGTGGCCTCGGTGCCTTACATTCAGTTTCTGAACATCAGCTTTGACCGTCGCGGCGATGAGCTGACAGGCCAGATGAACTTTGACCAGAAACTGATCGGCAATCCCTTCCTGCCCGCATTGCATGGTGGCGCCACGGCGGCGTTTCTGGAAATGACCGCAATGATGGCGCTGAACTGGATGCATGTCTGGCCCAAGATCGAGGCGGGAGAGCTGGACCCGGCTGATATGACCGCAGGCAAGCTGCCCCGGCAGCCAAAGACCATCGACTTTACCGTTGATTACCTGCGCTCGGGCCTGCCGCGCGACGCCTATGCCCGCGCCACCGTGGCCCGCTCCGGGCGCCGGTTCGCCAGTGTCCGGGTTGAGGCCTGGCAAGATCACAAGACCAGGCCCTTTGCCCAGGCGGTGGGTCACTTCCTGATGCCGCAGGGGGAAGACAAGCGTGACGCCAAACAGGGCTGA
- a CDS encoding MATE family efflux transporter produces the protein MTPNRADASPLTHRRVLKIALPIVLSNATVPILGAVDTGVVGQLGAAAPIGAVGIGAIILSALYWMFGFLRMGTVGLTSQALGAGERGEVAALLTRALLIGFGAGLALILLQAPLFYLSFQLAPATPEVESLAQDYLRIRVWSAPAAIGLYGITGWLIAQERTRAVLVLQLWMNGVNILLDLWFVLQLGWGVNGVAYATFLAEWSGLALGMWFCRGVLQMPDWHNWAQVLDRVRLRHMAMVNGDILVRSLLLQAMFVAFLFFGSGFGDVVLAANQVLLQFLMITAYGMDGFAFAAETLVGQAVGAGQRHRLRRSAGLTSFWGLVVVIVLAIVFALSGGMIIDLMATSAEVREVARVYLPYMVLAPPLGWAAWMLDGIFIGATATRDMRNMMLVSFGIYAASVAVLLPMLGNHGLWLALLISFVARGISLGVRYPALESRAA, from the coding sequence GTGACGCCAAACAGGGCTGACGCCTCTCCGCTAACCCATCGCCGGGTGCTGAAAATCGCGCTGCCGATTGTGCTGTCCAATGCCACGGTGCCCATTCTGGGTGCCGTGGACACCGGTGTGGTTGGCCAGTTGGGCGCCGCCGCACCGATTGGGGCGGTGGGCATCGGCGCGATCATTCTGTCGGCGCTGTACTGGATGTTTGGTTTCCTGCGCATGGGCACAGTGGGGCTGACCAGTCAGGCCTTGGGGGCGGGGGAGCGCGGCGAAGTGGCGGCGCTGTTGACCCGCGCATTGTTGATCGGCTTTGGCGCCGGTCTGGCGCTGATCCTGTTGCAGGCACCGCTGTTCTATCTATCCTTCCAACTGGCCCCGGCAACACCCGAGGTCGAGAGCCTGGCGCAGGACTATCTGCGTATCCGGGTCTGGTCGGCACCGGCAGCAATTGGTCTGTATGGCATCACCGGGTGGTTGATCGCCCAAGAGCGCACCCGTGCCGTTTTGGTGCTGCAACTGTGGATGAATGGCGTCAATATCCTGCTGGATCTGTGGTTCGTCCTGCAATTGGGCTGGGGGGTGAACGGGGTTGCCTATGCCACGTTCCTGGCCGAGTGGTCGGGGCTGGCCTTGGGCATGTGGTTCTGCCGAGGCGTCCTGCAAATGCCGGACTGGCACAACTGGGCGCAGGTTCTTGACCGGGTTCGGCTGCGGCACATGGCCATGGTCAATGGCGATATTCTGGTCCGCTCACTGCTGCTGCAGGCGATGTTTGTCGCCTTTCTGTTCTTTGGGTCCGGGTTTGGCGATGTGGTGCTGGCCGCCAATCAGGTGTTGTTGCAGTTCCTGATGATAACTGCCTACGGCATGGACGGCTTTGCCTTTGCCGCCGAAACTCTGGTGGGGCAGGCGGTTGGCGCTGGCCAACGCCACCGCCTGCGCCGCAGTGCCGGGCTGACCAGCTTCTGGGGGTTGGTGGTGGTTATCGTATTGGCGATTGTCTTTGCCCTGTCGGGTGGGATGATCATCGACCTTATGGCCACCTCTGCGGAGGTCCGCGAGGTGGCCCGTGTCTATCTGCCCTATATGGTGCTGGCGCCGCCGCTGGGCTGGGCCGCCTGGATGCTGGACGGGATTTTTATCGGCGCCACCGCCACCCGCGATATGCGCAATATGATGCTGGTCAGCTTTGGCATCTACGCCGCATCTGTCGCAGTGCTGCTGCCGATGTTGGGAAACCACGGGTTGTGGCTGGCGCTGCTGATATCCTTTGTGGCGCGCGGGATCAGTTTGGGGGTGCGATACCCCGCGCTCGAATCCCGCGCCGCCTAA
- a CDS encoding MerR family transcriptional regulator: MTETRLSFKEMCAAFDVTPRTLRYYEYIELLHPDREGRSRFYTTRERARMKLIMRGRKFGFQLEEIRQWLMIYENEGDQAQAQAFLEMADRQMIELTKQREQLEDAMTELSSLRETTARSLS; this comes from the coding sequence ATGACCGAAACAAGATTGTCATTCAAAGAAATGTGCGCGGCGTTTGATGTGACGCCACGTACCCTTCGATATTATGAATACATAGAACTGCTGCACCCCGACCGCGAAGGCCGCTCGCGGTTTTACACCACCCGCGAACGGGCGCGGATGAAGCTGATCATGCGGGGCCGCAAATTTGGATTTCAGCTGGAAGAAATACGCCAATGGCTGATGATTTATGAAAACGAAGGCGATCAGGCCCAGGCGCAGGCGTTTCTGGAAATGGCCGACCGGCAGATGATCGAACTCACAAAGCAGCGTGAACAACTGGAAGACGCGATGACTGAGCTCAGCTCGTTGCGCGAAACAACAGCCCGCAGTCTGTCGTAA
- a CDS encoding acyl-CoA dehydrogenase C-terminal domain-containing protein — MPVYNAPIKDMQFLLHDVLNVTGSSVPGYGELDSDFTNAVLQEAGKIAGEVLQPLNVVGDTEGCRLENGVVRTPTGFKAALDQMKDGAWTGLDMPEQYGGQNMPYVIGTAVGEMFSGANMAFVMYQGLTHGAASAILAHGTDAQKDTYLPKMIACEWTGTMNLTESHCGTDLGLMRTKAEPQDDGSYKISGEKIFISAGEHDMADNIIHLVLAKIPGGPDGIKGVSLFIVPKFMVNEDGSLGARNGVSVGNIEKKMGIHGNSTCVMNYDAATGYLLGNAHKGLRAMFTMMNEARLGVGMQGVAQAEAAYQNAVVYAKDRLQGRDVTGIKNPDGPADPLIVHPDIRRSLMDQKSFTEGGRAFLLWGASMIDAAHRSGDKDADGLVSLLTPVIKGFLTDEGYDMTVRAQQVYGGHGYIEEHGMSQFTRDARIAQIYEGANGVQALDLVGRKLAADGGKHVMAFFALVKTFCAENGDISDDFSADFIAPLKAASKDLQAGAMYFMQNGMKNPNNALSGSYDFMHMFGHVCLGLLWAQMGKAALGALDAGASDAAFYETKLATGRYYMARRLPATTLHLARITSGADTVMALQADQF; from the coding sequence ATGCCGGTTTACAACGCCCCCATCAAAGACATGCAATTCCTGTTGCACGACGTGTTGAACGTCACAGGCTCCAGCGTACCCGGCTACGGCGAGCTGGACAGCGATTTCACCAATGCGGTCCTGCAAGAGGCTGGCAAGATTGCCGGCGAAGTGCTGCAACCGCTGAACGTGGTCGGCGACACCGAGGGCTGCAGGCTGGAAAACGGGGTGGTCCGCACCCCCACCGGCTTCAAAGCCGCGCTGGATCAGATGAAAGACGGCGCCTGGACCGGACTGGATATGCCGGAACAATATGGCGGCCAGAACATGCCTTACGTCATCGGCACCGCCGTCGGCGAAATGTTCTCGGGTGCCAATATGGCCTTTGTAATGTATCAGGGGCTGACCCACGGTGCGGCCTCGGCCATTCTGGCGCATGGCACTGACGCCCAGAAAGACACCTATCTGCCGAAAATGATCGCCTGCGAGTGGACCGGCACCATGAACCTGACGGAATCGCATTGTGGCACCGACCTAGGCCTGATGCGCACCAAGGCCGAGCCACAGGACGACGGCAGCTACAAGATCTCCGGCGAAAAAATCTTTATCTCGGCGGGTGAGCACGACATGGCCGACAATATCATCCATCTGGTACTGGCCAAGATCCCCGGTGGGCCTGACGGCATCAAGGGCGTGTCGCTGTTCATCGTGCCCAAGTTCATGGTCAACGAAGACGGCAGCCTGGGCGCCCGCAACGGTGTGTCAGTGGGCAATATCGAAAAGAAAATGGGCATCCACGGCAACTCAACCTGTGTGATGAACTACGACGCGGCAACCGGTTATCTGCTGGGCAATGCGCATAAGGGCCTGCGCGCCATGTTCACCATGATGAACGAGGCCCGTCTGGGGGTCGGCATGCAGGGGGTCGCCCAGGCCGAAGCCGCCTATCAGAACGCGGTTGTTTACGCCAAGGACCGCCTGCAGGGCCGCGATGTCACTGGTATCAAAAACCCAGACGGGCCCGCCGACCCACTGATCGTGCACCCCGACATCCGCCGCTCGCTGATGGACCAGAAAAGCTTTACCGAGGGCGGCCGCGCCTTCCTGCTGTGGGGGGCCTCGATGATCGACGCCGCCCATCGCAGCGGCGACAAGGACGCCGACGGGCTGGTGTCGCTGCTGACCCCGGTGATCAAGGGCTTTTTGACCGACGAAGGCTATGACATGACCGTGCGCGCCCAGCAGGTTTACGGCGGTCACGGCTATATCGAAGAGCACGGCATGAGCCAGTTCACCCGCGACGCCCGCATTGCCCAGATCTATGAAGGCGCCAACGGCGTGCAGGCGCTGGATCTGGTGGGCCGCAAACTGGCCGCGGACGGTGGCAAGCATGTGATGGCGTTCTTTGCGCTGGTGAAGACCTTTTGCGCAGAAAACGGCGATATCTCGGATGACTTCAGCGCTGACTTCATCGCTCCGCTGAAAGCGGCGAGCAAGGATCTGCAGGCCGGTGCCATGTATTTCATGCAAAACGGCATGAAAAACCCCAACAACGCGCTGTCGGGGTCCTATGATTTTATGCACATGTTTGGTCATGTCTGCCTGGGCCTGCTGTGGGCGCAGATGGGAAAAGCTGCTTTGGGCGCGCTTGATGCCGGGGCTTCTGACGCGGCGTTCTATGAGACAAAGCTGGCAACAGGCCGGTATTACATGGCACGTCGCCTACCGGCCACCACCCTGCATCTTGCCCGTATCACCAGCGGCGCAGACACGGTGATGGCGCTGCAGGCTGACCAATTCTAA
- a CDS encoding SOS response-associated peptidase has protein sequence MCGRFAITLPNDAMAQLFAAQPANNLPAVPNFNVCPTTAVHVVQSGATGRQLVSMRWGFLPHWYQTVSAGPLLINARAETLAQKPAFAKACRECRCLIPVSGFYEWTKDDQDHRLPWYIQRRDGAPLAFAGIWQSWGQDDPINSCAIVTTGANQTISTLHHRMPLILEPADWALWLGEAGPGAATLMQPGAEDLLEFHRVDPAVNSNRATGPELIEPFAPNDVPDDVPRGALI, from the coding sequence ATGTGCGGACGCTTTGCCATCACCCTTCCAAATGACGCCATGGCGCAGCTGTTTGCGGCGCAACCTGCCAATAATTTGCCAGCAGTGCCAAATTTCAATGTCTGTCCCACCACTGCGGTGCATGTGGTGCAATCCGGCGCCACCGGGCGGCAACTGGTCTCGATGCGCTGGGGGTTTCTGCCGCACTGGTACCAGACCGTCTCGGCTGGTCCGTTGCTGATTAATGCGAGGGCAGAGACCCTGGCGCAAAAGCCTGCCTTTGCCAAAGCCTGCCGTGAGTGCCGGTGCCTGATCCCGGTCAGTGGGTTTTATGAATGGACCAAGGACGATCAGGACCACAGATTGCCGTGGTATATTCAGCGCCGGGACGGCGCACCGCTGGCCTTTGCCGGGATCTGGCAAAGCTGGGGTCAGGATGACCCGATCAACAGCTGTGCCATCGTCACCACCGGTGCCAATCAAACTATATCAACCCTGCACCACCGGATGCCGCTGATTCTGGAGCCAGCGGACTGGGCGCTCTGGCTTGGCGAGGCGGGGCCGGGCGCGGCGACCCTGATGCAGCCGGGCGCCGAGGATTTGCTGGAGTTTCACCGGGTCGATCCAGCGGTCAATTCAAACCGTGCAACGGGGCCCGAACTGATTGAACCTTTTGCACCAAACGATGTGCCCGACGATGTGCCGCGCGGTGCGCTGATCTAG
- a CDS encoding DUF952 domain-containing protein — MLIYKIFRADEWAAFDSQGETLGAAIDLSDGFIHFSTAEQAAETAAKHFAGVQGLMLLAFETDRLGEALEWEVSRGDALFPHLYRALKRSELIWVKPLPLVDGVHQFPAGMA, encoded by the coding sequence ATGCTGATATACAAAATCTTCCGTGCCGACGAATGGGCGGCATTCGACTCTCAGGGGGAAACTCTGGGCGCCGCAATCGACCTGTCTGATGGGTTCATTCATTTCTCCACGGCTGAACAGGCCGCAGAAACCGCCGCCAAGCATTTTGCCGGGGTCCAGGGGCTGATGCTGCTGGCCTTTGAGACCGACAGGCTGGGCGAGGCCCTGGAGTGGGAGGTGTCGCGCGGCGATGCGCTGTTCCCGCATCTGTACCGAGCGCTGAAACGCAGTGAGCTGATCTGGGTGAAACCGCTGCCGCTGGTCGATGGCGTGCATCAGTTTCCGGCAGGCATGGCATGA
- a CDS encoding quinone-dependent dihydroorotate dehydrogenase gives MNLIETLGLKALHQLDPETAHGLSIKALKLGLVATPGPVTSSRLKTTLAGIELPNPVGLAAGFDKNAEVLAPLAQSGFGFIEVGAATPRPQPGNPRPRLFRLTEDAAAINRFGFNNQGMEQIAQRLSQRPRDAVIGLNLGANKDSDDRASDFARVLQHCGAHLDFATVNVSSPNTEKLRDLQGKTALTALLSGVIDTRNALKRKIPVFLKIAPDLTIDELRDIAEVARETGIDAVITTNTTLSRDGLQSAQKAEAGGLSGAPLFEKSTRVLAQLSQLLDGQIPLIGVGGISTAEQAYAKICAGASAVQLYTALVYHGLSLAGEIARGLDDLLARDGFDTVAQAVGSKRGDWL, from the coding sequence ATGAACCTGATCGAAACACTGGGCCTGAAGGCGCTGCATCAACTGGACCCCGAAACCGCGCATGGGCTGTCTATCAAGGCGTTGAAACTGGGTCTGGTCGCAACCCCCGGCCCGGTGACCTCATCGCGATTGAAAACCACGCTGGCGGGGATTGAGCTGCCCAACCCGGTGGGTCTGGCCGCCGGGTTTGACAAAAACGCCGAAGTGCTGGCGCCATTGGCGCAGTCAGGGTTTGGCTTTATCGAGGTTGGCGCCGCTACCCCGCGCCCGCAACCGGGCAATCCCAGGCCACGTCTGTTCCGGCTGACCGAGGACGCGGCGGCGATCAACCGCTTTGGCTTTAACAATCAGGGCATGGAGCAGATCGCCCAGCGCCTGTCGCAGCGTCCCAGGGATGCGGTGATTGGACTGAACCTTGGTGCCAACAAAGACAGCGATGACCGCGCCAGCGATTTTGCCCGCGTGTTGCAGCATTGCGGCGCGCATCTGGATTTCGCCACCGTCAATGTGTCCTCTCCCAACACCGAAAAGCTGCGCGATCTGCAGGGCAAAACGGCCTTGACCGCCTTGCTGAGTGGCGTGATCGACACCCGCAACGCTCTGAAGCGCAAGATCCCGGTGTTCCTGAAAATCGCCCCGGATCTGACGATTGATGAGCTGCGCGATATTGCCGAAGTGGCGCGTGAGACCGGCATTGATGCGGTGATCACCACCAATACCACCCTGTCGCGTGACGGCTTGCAAAGCGCCCAAAAGGCCGAGGCCGGCGGGCTGTCTGGCGCGCCACTGTTTGAGAAATCAACCCGCGTGTTGGCGCAGCTGTCGCAGCTGCTGGACGGTCAGATCCCACTGATCGGCGTTGGCGGCATCAGCACGGCTGAACAGGCCTATGCCAAGATCTGTGCCGGGGCCAGCGCGGTGCAGCTTTATACGGCACTGGTCTATCATGGCCTGTCCCTGGCGGGTGAGATTGCCCGTGGATTGGATGATCTGCTGGCGCGGGATGGCTTTGACACCGTGGCGCAGGCTGTCGGCAGTAAACGAGGCGATTGGCTGTGA
- the arsC gene encoding arsenate reductase (glutaredoxin) (This arsenate reductase requires both glutathione and glutaredoxin to convert arsenate to arsenite, after which the efflux transporter formed by ArsA and ArsB can extrude the arsenite from the cell, providing resistance.) yields MITYWHNPRCSKSRAGLALLQDKGVEVRQRLYLSDPPSLGEIKRVQALLGGGAVDMMRAKDPLFTELRLSRDTPEAELQAAMATHTALIERPIAIAGDRAVIGRPTEAIETLL; encoded by the coding sequence GTGATCACCTATTGGCACAATCCGCGCTGCTCCAAATCCCGCGCCGGGCTGGCCCTGTTGCAAGACAAGGGCGTCGAGGTCCGGCAGCGGCTTTACCTGTCTGATCCCCCCAGCCTGGGCGAGATCAAACGGGTTCAGGCGCTGTTGGGGGGCGGGGCAGTGGATATGATGCGCGCCAAAGACCCGCTGTTCACAGAGTTGCGGCTGAGCAGAGATACGCCCGAGGCGGAGTTGCAGGCGGCTATGGCCACGCATACGGCGCTGATTGAGCGACCAATTGCGATTGCCGGTGATCGCGCCGTGATTGGTCGCCCGACCGAAGCAATTGAGACCCTTCTATAG
- a CDS encoding MarR family winged helix-turn-helix transcriptional regulator translates to MELHRLDIHSMPGHLIRRLNQISVAQFMEQMTSAGLSLTPVQYAALCAIRDHPGIDQASVAGLIAYDRATLGKVIDRLDARKLVRRKVSSSDRRARELFLSVDGQALLAIAHPLVEAAQPEILSGLSPQEQDEFVQLMQKIVRANNELSRAPHRDLGKAAD, encoded by the coding sequence ATGGAATTACACCGCCTCGATATTCACAGCATGCCGGGCCACCTGATCCGCAGGTTGAATCAGATATCCGTTGCCCAGTTCATGGAGCAGATGACCAGTGCAGGGCTATCCCTGACGCCGGTGCAATATGCCGCACTCTGCGCGATCCGTGACCACCCCGGCATCGACCAGGCCTCGGTGGCTGGGTTGATTGCCTATGATCGGGCGACGCTTGGCAAGGTAATTGACCGCCTCGACGCCCGTAAACTGGTGCGCCGCAAAGTGTCCAGTTCCGACCGTCGTGCGCGTGAGTTGTTTTTGTCTGTCGATGGCCAGGCCCTGCTGGCCATTGCCCACCCTCTGGTTGAGGCAGCGCAACCGGAGATCCTGTCCGGGCTGAGCCCTCAGGAACAGGATGAATTTGTGCAGCTGATGCAAAAGATCGTCCGGGCGAACAATGAACTGAGCCGGGCACCGCACCGCGACCTGGGCAAAGCTGCCGACTAG
- a CDS encoding PaaI family thioesterase, with translation MGDKTQLARQFIEVIPHAQELGLVLQSIGNGMAEISMPYDVKLIGDPDTGVIHGGAVSALMDTCCGAAVMCHPDAPGGTATIDLRIEYMRPATPGQTILTKATCHHISRNVAFVRAVAMDDDRDRPVATATAAFSVEAKF, from the coding sequence ATGGGCGATAAAACGCAATTGGCACGCCAGTTTATTGAGGTGATTCCACATGCTCAGGAGCTGGGTTTGGTGTTGCAAAGCATCGGCAATGGAATGGCCGAAATTTCCATGCCCTATGATGTCAAACTGATTGGCGATCCCGACACCGGGGTCATTCACGGCGGCGCGGTGTCGGCGCTGATGGACACCTGTTGCGGCGCCGCCGTGATGTGCCACCCGGATGCGCCGGGCGGTACTGCCACCATTGATTTGCGGATCGAATACATGCGCCCTGCCACGCCGGGACAGACGATCCTGACCAAGGCCACCTGCCATCATATCAGCCGCAATGTTGCCTTTGTGCGGGCGGTTGCGATGGATGACGACCGCGATCGCCCGGTTGCAACGGCAACAGCTGCCTTTTCCGTGGAGGCCAAGTTTTGA
- a CDS encoding bifunctional metallophosphatase/5'-nucleotidase, with product MMMRILSSVAALGMTAGMAAADYNLTILHTNDFHSRFEPVSKYDSGCRDGDNAEGKCFGGTARLVTAIADARARSNNSILVSGGDQFQGSLFYTYYKGKMAAEFMNKLAYDGMTVGNHEFDDGPEVLRGFMDALDFPVLMSNADVSAEPMLDGVLQKSTVIERGGEKIGLIGLTPEDTHDLASPGKNITFGDPVAAVQAEVDRLTAEGVNKIIVLSHSGYVVDQKVAAETTGVDVIVGGHSNSYLSNVSDRAVGPYPTMVNDTAIVQAYAYGKFLGELNVTFDDAGNVVQAAGEPLSMDASVAEDEATVARIAELGTPLDEIRTKVVAESAEAINGDRATCRIQECQMGNLVADAMLARVKDQGVTVAIANSGGIRASLESGQVTMGEVLSVLPFQNTLSTFELDGATLVAALENGVSQVEEVKGRFPQVAGIKFTWDASVAAGEGRVQDVMVADGDGYVAVDPAKTYMVVTNNYVRGGGDGYKMFAGDDKNAYDFGPDLADVLAEYMAVNSPYTPYVDGRIAQK from the coding sequence ATGATGATGCGAATTCTGAGTTCTGTCGCTGCCTTGGGGATGACCGCCGGGATGGCGGCTGCGGATTATAACCTGACCATTCTGCACACCAATGACTTCCATTCCCGGTTTGAGCCGGTCAGCAAGTATGACAGCGGCTGCCGCGACGGCGACAATGCCGAGGGCAAATGTTTTGGTGGCACCGCCCGCCTGGTGACAGCCATCGCTGACGCCCGTGCCCGGTCCAATAACTCTATCCTGGTCAGCGGCGGCGACCAGTTCCAGGGCTCGCTGTTCTATACCTACTACAAGGGCAAAATGGCCGCCGAGTTCATGAACAAGCTGGCCTATGACGGCATGACCGTCGGCAACCACGAGTTCGACGATGGCCCCGAAGTGCTGCGCGGATTCATGGATGCGCTTGATTTCCCGGTACTGATGTCCAACGCTGACGTCAGTGCTGAGCCGATGTTGGACGGTGTGCTGCAAAAATCCACCGTTATTGAACGCGGCGGCGAGAAGATCGGCCTGATTGGTCTGACACCAGAAGACACCCATGATCTGGCCAGCCCCGGCAAGAACATCACCTTTGGCGATCCGGTTGCTGCGGTTCAGGCCGAAGTGGACCGGCTGACCGCTGAAGGCGTCAATAAGATCATCGTGCTCAGCCACTCGGGCTATGTTGTGGACCAAAAGGTTGCGGCGGAAACTACTGGTGTGGATGTGATCGTCGGCGGCCACTCGAACAGCTACCTGTCAAACGTGTCCGACCGCGCCGTTGGCCCCTATCCAACCATGGTCAATGATACCGCCATCGTGCAGGCCTATGCCTATGGCAAGTTCCTGGGCGAGCTGAACGTGACCTTTGATGACGCTGGCAATGTGGTTCAGGCCGCTGGTGAGCCGCTGAGCATGGACGCCTCGGTGGCCGAAGACGAAGCCACCGTTGCCCGTATTGCCGAGCTGGGCACACCGCTGGACGAGATCCGCACCAAGGTGGTGGCCGAGTCGGCTGAGGCGATCAATGGCGACCGGGCTACCTGCCGTATTCAGGAGTGCCAGATGGGCAATCTTGTCGCGGATGCTATGCTGGCACGGGTCAAGGATCAGGGCGTGACCGTGGCCATTGCCAACTCAGGCGGCATTCGTGCCAGCCTAGAGTCGGGTCAGGTCACTATGGGCGAAGTGCTGTCGGTGCTGCCGTTCCAGAACACCCTGTCAACTTTTGAACTGGACGGCGCGACCCTGGTTGCGGCGCTTGAAAACGGTGTGAGCCAGGTAGAAGAGGTCAAGGGCCGCTTTCCACAGGTTGCCGGCATCAAGTTCACTTGGGACGCAAGCGTTGCGGCCGGCGAGGGCCGTGTTCAGGACGTCATGGTTGCCGATGGCGACGGCTACGTTGCGGTTGATCCGGCCAAGACCTACATGGTTGTGACCAACAACTATGTGCGCGGCGGCGGTGACGGCTACAAGATGTTCGCCGGCGACGACAAGAATGCCTATGATTTCGGCCCAGATCTGGCTGATGTTCTGGCGGAATACATGGCGGTAAACTCGCCCTATACGCCATATGTCGATGGGCGTATCGCACAAAAATAA
- a CDS encoding MerR family transcriptional regulator produces MTDVTLNIREMCDAYQVTPRTLRFYEAKELLFPIREGQKRLFTKRDRARLKLILRGKRFGFSLEEIRQLLDLYHMGDQQHTQLSRTYEIARERLADMERQRDELIEAIDELKEQLKWGEKVIASAKNGQQAAE; encoded by the coding sequence ATGACCGATGTGACTTTGAATATCCGCGAGATGTGCGACGCCTATCAGGTGACTCCGCGCACCCTGCGTTTCTACGAAGCCAAAGAGCTCCTATTTCCGATCCGCGAGGGTCAGAAACGGTTATTTACCAAGCGCGATCGGGCAAGGTTGAAACTGATCCTGCGCGGCAAGCGGTTTGGCTTTAGCCTGGAGGAAATCCGTCAGTTGCTGGATCTCTACCATATGGGCGACCAGCAGCACACCCAGCTGTCACGCACCTATGAAATTGCCCGCGAAAGACTGGCCGACATGGAACGTCAGCGAGACGAGCTGATCGAGGCCATTGATGAGTTGAAAGAACAATTGAAATGGGGCGAGAAAGTTATCGCCTCGGCCAAAAATGGGCAGCAAGCCGCCGAATAG